The Epinephelus lanceolatus isolate andai-2023 chromosome 10, ASM4190304v1, whole genome shotgun sequence genomic sequence TACTATGCTCAATGTTAAAGTGTATGTATGGAGAGCCTACAACACAAATGACCACATGCATGGTAGTAAAATGTGTTATGACCTGTATCCAAACTCCCAAAAATTTAATAATAAATGTCTACCCTTGCTCATTAACAGCTGATAAAACTTTGAGAAAGACATAAAATCCCAGGTGCTCCAGGAGAGCTGCTATGTGGCCAATGTCCAGTATGACAAAAATGTGGTTTGACAATGTAAAACTGATGATACTATGTATGATGCAATGCCCTCTTTAGGCTGCAGGTTTGTGACCACATACACAAAAGACTTCATTACAAAGGCCTGATTACACATACCTGATCGTAGTTGTCGTGACCGTGAAAGAAAGGCTCCTTTCTGAAGATCATGCTGGCGAGCATGCAACCCAAACTCCACATGTCCAGGCTGTAGTCATACATCTATAGATAATATAGAACGGTGAAACAGTTTTAACTGGATTCATGGCTGCTTTTATAAAATCAAAGGTACATCTCATCTGTAGTACTATAAATCCAAAAACCAATTTGTGTAAATCTGGCATCatttaagaaataaaacaaagtgtatAGGAGGCTCACCTGGTAGTCTACCAGTAGTTCAGGTCCTTTGAAGTACCTCGATGCCACTCTCACGTTGTATTCCTGGTTTGGGTGATAGAATTCTGCCAAACCCCAATCGATTAGGCGGAGCTGGAAGTGTAAGAAAATTAAGTTGAGCGCATTTTTTTATTCAACTGTTATTACCTAGTGTCACAGTTGGGAAGACAAGAAATGAGAAATGGTCAGCACGTGAGACAATACCTTTCTGTGTTCATGATCAATCATTACGTTGTGTGGCTTGACATCTCTGTGCATAATCCCCATACTGTGGCAGTAATCCAGAGCCTATTAGGCAAAAAGGAATGTTAAACTGAAGTAACTCAAGCTTTAAGTAAGGTTTCTGGCAAATGAACAACCAATGCAGACCATAAAATACAGTGTAACAAACTGAGCGTAACAAAAGACGCTTCTTACCTTTAAGATTTCGTACATGTAGAACCGTATGTCAAAGTCAGATAGGGTTTGATACaattgctgtaaaaaaaaacaaaaaaaaacaaatatatgagACGTGatatatttaaaagaaaaaaaaaggattaagCATTAGCATATCCCAAATTACAACTCAACAAATTGTTGATATTTACCTTGAAATCTGTGTTGTTCACATGTTCAAAGACCAAAGCAGGGGTTCGggactgaaagaaaaacaagagataaaatgtacatgtgtgtttgcattaaaCTTTTTACATATTTAGGTTCCTACAAAAAGGAGAATAAAATTACCACAGGATCCTTGACGATATCTAACAGTGAGATGATATTTGGGCCACCCCTCAGATTCTCCAGGATCTTTATTTCTctcttgattttctttttcttgacCGGCTGTGAACAGACAAAGGCATGTGAGGTATCGCCACCGAGCTAACAAAATTTATGACTTTGTTcaactgaaacacaaaacagataAAGTATCAGGATAATCAGATGATTATTTTCTTACCTTCAGTATTTTGACGACCACTTTTTCATTGTTTGTGATGTTTATGGCTTCAAACACTTCACTATATTTGCCTCTCCCTAGTTTTCTGACTAGCTGATAGTCGTCTTGGttcctacaaaacaaaacaaaagccatGATGAACGATGCTGAAACTCAACAAGTACAACTAAAGCACCAACAGCGGCCATTTGCCTTACCCCCATTCAACGACATGGGACTCATAGTCCCAGTATTCCCGAggtctctgtgtgtttacatCAGGGTAAACTCGAGAGCGGCTTGGGACAGGGCCAGACATATTCTACACGGGATCTTCTCTAAATCTCctaaaacaaataatataaaaaagttAGTTAATTAAGACTGCAGCAAAAATAGATGCACATTACGGAGAAAACGTGAGTCAAATCAAAGCATATAGTGGTTTACACTTAAGGACATTGTATAAGTAAAAAGGTGATATAAGGTAATCTATATATAAGGCAACACAATACCTGGGAGGTTCCCTCCAGGATGATGGTGTTGGATGAATTGAGACAGGAGCAGTTGAGATGCCTTTATGGTAAGAAAGCTAAATGGGCACACAGATATAAAACAGACAGTTAGCCAACTACAGCCAAATACACCACATTGGTTCAACACCAGATGTAGAACTGAGAAATGCTAATCAAGCCGTAAAAGACATCTTAACTCGAAAACGTTTTCCCCAGTTACACAGGATGCTGATCTGTATACGTGACTTTCAAACGATACTGCGGATGTTTCATCCAAGGCAGCAAAAATAGTAACTCAAATTAGCCACGTTTGATTTTAATAACACGGATCCTAACAAAGAAAAATCATCAGAAACTAAATCATTAGTCTACATGTTGTGGCGTGTGAAATGACAGAGACCTGAGTGTTAAAAGGGGGCATCCAACCAGTCTAATCAGGAGGTACAGGGCTCAATACAGTCATCACTGGGGGCTACACCAAGGCAGTATCTCCTGTTGAAAAAGGGCAGAAAGTAGGTTGATTAAAATCAATGCTGTCAATTAAGCAAACATGAACAAACTATGTGAGCCAATACAGCTAAGTGAGGCTACATTAAAGTAATGGGTTTATTAAATGCATTCAACCGACAAATGGTCTCCCTGGCACAA encodes the following:
- the LOC117265202 gene encoding casein kinase II subunit alpha-like; this translates as MSGPVPSRSRVYPDVNTQRPREYWDYESHVVEWGNQDDYQLVRKLGRGKYSEVFEAINITNNEKVVVKILKPVKKKKIKREIKILENLRGGPNIISLLDIVKDPVSRTPALVFEHVNNTDFKQLYQTLSDFDIRFYMYEILKALDYCHSMGIMHRDVKPHNVMIDHEHRKLRLIDWGLAEFYHPNQEYNVRVASRYFKGPELLVDYQMYDYSLDMWSLGCMLASMIFRKEPFFHGHDNYDQLVRIAKVLGTEDLYDYIDKYNIELDPRFNDILGRHSRKRWERFVHSENQHLVSTEALDFLDKLLRYDHQARLTAREAMDHPYFYPIVKDQGRGATPGGMAASSTPVSSSSMMAGITSMSSSQPLANIAGSPVISAPNTLATQVPAATGAQP